The genomic interval CATTAGAACAACATTCGGATTTCTTTGAATGCTCTGAGCCGTACTTAGCTTCTAAGGCTACCTCCATTGCGCATGGCTGCGCATTACCGAATATCGAAACATCTACCAGGTGCTCACCACAAAAATGCTTATCTATACTAAACGACATGGTAGACACTAGCACTAGTAGTGTCAAAAAAAGAGACGTTATTTTAGATAAACTGTTGTTCACGATAGCAAAAATAAATAAAAGCCAATTAACTACAACGCTAATCGGCTTTTACATTACAATTTTCGTGCCTATCTATCTCATTTTTAGTGAATTTTCATAAGCACATAGCTTTGAAAGCTATATTAAATTTATCGTTGAACTTATAGTGGCTATTGAATTTCTATGTCTACCACACCACATTTTAGCATTTTATCTCCAAAATAAGGGTTACGTATTTCTTTAGAATTAGATAACCAGTAAGCGCCTTTACCATCAAAAGCCATAGGACAGTATTGTTTAATCACCTTACCAGAGGTCACCTTACCAGAAAGTAATTTTTCCACTTCATCTGTTACATTTTCAAACAACAATCTTTGTTTTTTCACCTCTGATGAAGCTGCCATTTTTTCTAGAAAAGAGGTTAGCTTTGA from Dokdonia sp. Hel_I_53 carries:
- a CDS encoding HYC_CC_PP family protein, encoding MNNSLSKITSLFLTLLVLVSTMSFSIDKHFCGEHLVDVSIFGNAQPCAMEVALEAKYGSEHSKKSECCSNENIVIEGQDELKVQLDQLDTKTITFFKTFTFSYVDLFEEFESDFVTNDGYPPPLITIDYQVLYDQYLI